A window from Plasmodium chabaudi chabaudi strain AS genome assembly, chromosome: 11 encodes these proteins:
- a CDS encoding translationally-controlled tumor protein homolog, putative, whose product MKVYKDIFTNDEVCSDSYAQEDPFGNPEFREIAFEVKSNKRIKGNDDYGIADNSEDAVEGMGADVEHVIDIVDSFQLTSTSLSKKEYSAYVKNFMQRILKHLEEKKPDRVEIFKTKAQPLIKHILTNFDDFEFYMGESLDMEAGLIYSYYKGEEITPRFVYISDGLFEEKY is encoded by the coding sequence ATGAAAGTATATAAAGacatttttacaaatgATGAAGTATGCTCTGACTCATACGCTCAAGAAGATCCATTTGGAAATCCAGAATTCCGTGAAATTGCTTTTGAAGtcaaatcaaataaaagaataaaagGAAATGATGACTATGGTATAGCCGATAATAGTGAAGATGCAGTAGAAGGAATGGGAGCTGATGTTGAACACGTCATTGATATTGTTGACTCTTTTCAATTAACATCCACTAGTTTAAGCAAAAAGGAATACAGTGCTTATGTTAAAAACTTTATGCAAAGGATTCTTAAGCATTTAGAAGAAAAGAAACCAGATCGTGTAGagatttttaaaacaaaggCACAACCCTtaattaaacatattttaacaaatttCGATGACTTTGAATTTTATATGGGAGAATCACTTGATATGGAAGCTGgtttaatttattcatattataaagGTGAAGAAATTACTCCTAGATTTGTTTACATATCAGATGGTTTAtttgaagaaaaatattaa
- a CDS encoding stearoyl-CoA desaturase, putative: MTLQMGFGDTVTAIWSMLDENYWDIKYVGIIYISYIVGLASCYFLRKICSQSFVNFIKVLKGVLVSIISVMSLKYLNINTRVGINLLHIYNIVQVCSFLEVFSIRTKHPNKKLSSEQTPIVNKYELDNENADQHTLIGDASQHLEKIAKTILNDKKSLEKNKGILKEKELIEQIEQEEKKEEEYMKAKNNSNSQKRNNRNKINLVWIYVLLSKTFNVMFFSLFWKLIPNLTIVKIFLTLQLCTSLIYTANTVYKNNSNIKLLKKLSDGLNIVYYIFISLFFTKILYTFDDNYNNSIIQNFAVVSIVFHMYYGYMAFVKYIYDYYKQFRPSLFSFILFFHVFSIIGIIKLYHHEHRKSLLIQCIAFYLINGFGITFGAHRLWSHRAFKASTFVQVLFLILNSFANQGSVIIWAKNHRLHHKYSDTKYDPHNIRNGFFYSHVGWLLYQKTKFVKEKEKEIYVDDLLQNPILMLQHKLDPYFNFFFCFIIPGIYTYYMYNNFWDGFLILGALRWIITLHATWSINSASHSFGHRPYNDDIKASNNIFTSIVALGEGCHNYHHVFPYCYAMNENFYILSINPTKYVIQLFYYLGLVWDLKSAQNICKEVRLRESLKIEQRNKRLSENIKNQILKKEDTGYITDLMNSFKAFCNDYINISTFMYILYFLRDITIMLTIFLIHIWYCYNKYGNGTAFSNLSLENNKLLNIVLFTLFHIILYALPMGTMFISLYSLVYECKRGLIFKNQFLNNLFGSIISSFILLPYSSEKSRKSLLTSLNEDFFKVLKGPIYFDLYTIIFSLVSVLYGFIAYGFGHFYFCTFFVIPYIVFNAWLLLYIYLLKNPPCLNAQIHSKDVDINILNYVAFQSLLEWKKNNSIYQSKKRLYKFVFSFINFMHHHLCYTHVVEFINSKIPSYRTKEICKYFDKTLDQYYFMRNDKFMEILKEFL, encoded by the exons ATGACGTTGCAAATGGGCTTTGGTGACACAGTCACCGCTATTTGGAGTATGTTAGACGAAAATTATTGggatattaaatatgtaggaataatatatatatcgtATATTGTTGGTTTGGCTTCTTGCTATTTTTTGAGAAAAATTTGTTCTCAAtcttttgttaattttataaaagttttaaaaGGTGTTTTAGTTTCAATAATTTCTGTGATGAGcttgaaatatttaaacataaataCCAGGGTAGGCATTAATTTACttcacatatataatattgtgCAAGTGTGTAGCTTTTTAGAAGTATTTAGCATAAGAACTAAACAcccaaataaaaagttgTCAAGCGAGCAAACACCAATcgttaataaatatgagttagataatgaaaatgcaGATCAACACACATTAATAGGGGATGCGTCACAacatttagaaaaaatagcaAAGACTATTTTGAATGACAAAAAATCCTTagagaaaaataaaggaatattaaaagaaaaggaaCTTATAGAACAAATTGAacaagaagaaaaaaaagaagaagaatatatgaaagcaaaaaataatagtaattcccaaaaaagaaataatagaaataaaataaatttggtttggatttatgttttactttcaaaaacatttaatgtaatgtttttttctttattttggaAGTTAATACCCAATTTGAcaatagtaaaaatatttttgaccTTACAGTTATGTACAAGCTTGATTTATACTGCTAATACAGTTTACAAAAACaattcaaatataaaattattgaaaaaattatcagaTGGGCttaatattgtatattatatttttataagtttattttttacaaagaTATTGTATACATTTGATgacaattataataatagtataatacaaaatttcGCAGTCGTTTCTATTGTCTTTCATATGTATTATGGATATATGGCatttgttaaatatatttatgattaTTATAAGCAATTCAGACCATCATTATtctcatttatattattttttcatgtattttccataatcggaataataaaattatatcacCATGAACACCGAAAATCCTTGTTAATACAG TGCATAGCATTTTACCTCATTAATGGATTTGGGATAACATTTGGTGCCCATCGATTGTGGTCACATAGAGCATTTAAAGCTAGTACATTCGTACAAGTTTTATTTCTAATTTTGAATAGTTTTGCAAATCAAGGTAGTGTAATCATATGGGCAAAGAATCATCGTTTACATCATAAATATAGTGATACAAAATATGATCCTCATAATATAAGAAAtggttttttttatagtcATGTTGGATGGTTATTATATcagaaaacaaaatttgtaaaggaaaaagaaaaggaaaTTTATGTTGACGATCTATTACAAAATCCAATTCTTATGTTACAACATAAATTAGATCCATAtttcaacttttttttttgtttcataATACCAGGTATATATACCTACTATAtgtataacaatttttgggatggatttttaattttaggGGCTCTTAGATGGATTATTACGTTGCATGCCACATGGTCAATTAATAGTGCTTCTCATTCATTTGGACATAGACCAtataatgatgatataaaagCTTCTAACAATATCTTTACATCAATAGTAGCTCTTGGAGAGGGATGTCATAATTATCATCATGTATTTCCATATTGTTATGCTatgaatgaaaatttttatattcttagTATAAACCCcacaaaatatgtaatacagcttttttattatttgggATTAGTATGGGATTTGAAATCAgcacaaaatatatgtaaagaAGTCCGATTAAGAGaatcattaaaaatagagcaaagaaataaaagattaagtgaaaacattaaaaatcaaatattgaaaaaagaaGACACAGGTTATATAACAGATTTAATGAATTCCTTTAAAGCATTTTGTAAcgattatataaatatttctacatttatgtatatattatactttttaagAGATATTACTATTATGCTTACTATTTTCCTAATCCACATATGGTattgttataataaatatggaaatGGAACAGccttttcaaatttatcattagaaaataataaactgttaaatattgttttgtttacactatttcatataattctATATGCCTTACCCATGGGAACGATGTTTATAAGTCTCTATTCACTAGTTTATGAATGCAAAAGAGGATTAATCTTTAAAAATCAGTTCCTTAACAACTTATTTGGTAGCATAATatcatcttttattttattaccaTATTCCTCTGAAAAATCAAGAAAATCCTTATTAACATCACTAAATGAAGATTTCTTTAAAGTTTTAAAAGGGCCAATATACTttgatttatatacaattattttttctttagtATCAGTATTATATGGATTTATTGCTTACGGATTTGGgcacttttatttttgcacCTTTTTCGTAATACCATATATAGTTTTTAATGCATGGCTATtactttatatttatttgttaaagAATCCACCATGCTTAAATGCCCAGATACATTCAAAGGACgtagatataaatattttaaattacgTTGCCTTTCAATCATTATTggaatggaaaaaaaataattcaatttACCAAAGCAAGAAaagattatataaatttgttttctcctttatcaattttatgCATCATCACTTATGCTACACACATGTTGtggaatttataaattcaaaaatacCAAGTTATAGAACAAAGgaaatatgcaaatattTTGACAAAACTTTAGATCAGTACTATTTTATGCGTAATGACAAGTTCATGGAAATACTAaaagaatttttataa
- a CDS encoding MORN repeat protein, putative, protein MKKTKDNSHMFSLKTERYNDQEDNQMNENELSEIGKNIDKIFDEDVENIKIDVDRASHFFVKTTELDGPSEECAKYDNMSDTVDSKYKKIKILYDPTTCGPYICCIAILSKEENEQIEFIYPDIIDIKKNDNFFKVNDENKLKTITPFNVWYRYEGDWVNDIKMLLLERICIFSEINSNNIPLDFNNDQTNIFNKEYNIMYGDSGNRYYIISLNYLENSKYKEIVIISQIPYYDFIYTRFFPVAQSLVMNTVKEKRDEENNDKVENCDMNIDKKWDDEMDIIVDNNEKRINYENLKNFVDYFNTGKILEYITYEDYYVSLENSIENVNNMKIKNILIFLKAILLERKVALVSSKKGNTYEKLLLFLSFIPDIINLGFNIKNYKGKFDEWIKLKLPLILFHEQYILLLHINNLQLFNEYTFGKNYLISTNTDSDVYKHVKDVVDVLYDIDKDEIFIKNDDAKNALTLTKYEINYLKTINLSSKSFFNFSSMFFENIKQYNNKSSISSNKDASNACSQSNAFQHNTNKKNDAPFYENMKNYYVTIINKNKGEPIMYSNQGYVINNQNNIDSNCVQNVNMNGEVNKLDEQNDSKIDASQCYNIEKDNYGGVGTTPHVNINKNVNAYEQCCSPIGYIDDEDDVYIIDIKSLNIQQRNRYNLSIIKREETISNNSINYIKENEENNEFKKQNITELRNHFHKYFDEFFMLSKKNYEEGVKETREKYNNNYNIHFLEMWNETSNYNFFIEKDLKLNNFLKISKENNILLDKEDIENYNFIDDILIIEKKNRQLENETENENIDKSKKEINKNLIDVLLISLKGYVYEGTYCKLKKCKEGIGKLIYNTHCITFYGEWKDDQINGSGHLLYSNKFKYFGKFKNNLFNGNGLYVDCLLNQYEGEFSNGLFNGNGKLIFNKNTYIGIFKDNDLVGKGKIIYENGSIYTGQIKSFLPHGYGFLSYNDTTVFEGVFWEGKKNGNGLLTIKNNPDSNEILCIEGKWNNDEPELNKNFHIIFPNKDKYIGKIYILPFGIYKKNNSNCNYLYSKNKIPNTISKQLYDVRNFIETNISNTDSVNSNDTNFISPESKNLTTDKKIENKAFSNGVINIIKSVIRNSDDISNIEIRPDSNMNNTKLKEEEPNSLSDDITKTMQNNSSNNNGYNLEDSENDSTQANFNEKLEIYTKEKEAKLLKNCWDVLDKNWITKIENKLKKNDKVVEYLKEKQIYLIPHNKGLSIICNNNSCSNDDVKKESYDGMFLLGMKHGYGIFFYDNINRYEGYWYRGMKHGYGILYEGNNIYYVHFNYDKLIKKEQISHEQLCDYKPKKDKLNEEQNYNDFLINQSFFDYKDVLFRALSNYL, encoded by the exons ATGAAGAAAACTAAGGATAACTCACACATGTTTTCTCTAAAAACTGAAAG ATACAATGATCAAGAAGATAACCAAatgaatgaaaatgaattatcCGAAATAGGAAAGAACattgataaaatttttgaCGAAGatgtagaaaatataaaaattgacgTTGATAGGGcatcacatttttttgtaaaaaccACGGAATTAGATGGCCCTTCAGAAGAATGTgcaaaatatgataatatgtCTGATACAGTCGATagtaaatacaaaaaaataaaaatattatatgatcCAACAACATGTGGGCCTTATATTTGTTGTATCGCTATTTTATctaaagaagaaaatgaacaaattgaatttatttatccagatataatagatataaaaaaaaatgataatttttttaaagttaatgatgaaaacaaattaaaaacaataacaCCATTTAATGTTTGGTATAGATATGAAGGGGATTGGGTGAATGATATAAAGATGTTACTTTTAGAAagaatatgtatatttagcGAAATTAATTCGAATAATATCCCTCTTGATTTTAACAATGATCAAactaatattttcaataagGAATACAACATTATGTATGGGGATAGTGGTAATAGATATTACATAATatctttaaattatttagaaaattcCAAATATAAGgaaattgttattataaGTCAAATTCCATATTatgattttatatacacacGATTTTTTCCCGTTGCACAATCATTAGTAATGAACACAGTTAAAGAAAAACGGGacgaagaaaataatgacaaAGTAGAAAACTGTGATATGAATATTGATAAGAAGTGGGACGATGAAATGGATATTATAGtagataataatgaaaaaagaataaactatgaaaatttaaaaaacttTGTTGATTATTTTAACACAGGAAAAATATTGGAATATATAACTTATGAGGATTATTATGTGAGTCTGGAAAATAGTATTGAAAATgtgaataatatgaaaataaaaaatattctaatttttttaaaagcaaTATTGTTAGAAAGAAAAGTAGCTTTAGTGAGTTCCAAAAAAGGGAAcacatatgaaaaattattattgtttttgtCATTTATACctgatattataaatttgggatttaacataaaaaattataaaggaAAGTTTGACGAGTGGATAAAACTTAAGTTaccattaattttatttcatgagcaatatatattgttattacatataaataaccttcaattatttaatgaataCACATTTGGaaagaattatttaatatccACAAATACAGATAGCGATGTATATAAGCATGTAAAAGATGTGGTAGATGTGTTATATGATATAGATAAagatgaaatatttataaaaaatgacgATGCAAAAAATGCATTAACATTAActaaatatgaaattaattatttaaaaacaattaatttatcttctaaatctttttttaatttttcttctatgttttttgaaaatattaaacagtataataataaaagtagTATTTCTTCAAATAAGGATGCTTCTAATGCATGCTCTCAAAGTAATGCTTTTCAACATAATaccaacaaaaaaaatgatgcacccttttatgaaaatatgaaaaattattatgttactattattaataaaaataaaggggAACCTATTATGTATAGTAATCAGGGTTATGTAATTAACAATCAGAATAATATCGATTCAAATTGTGTCCAAAATGTGAATATGAATGGTGAAGTTAATAAATTGGATGAACAAAATGATTCGAAAATAGATGCATCGCAATGTTATAATATAGAGAAAGATAATTATGGAGGTGTAGGAACAACACCACACgtcaatataaataaaaatgttaatgcATATGAACAATGTTGTAGTCCAATTGGATATATAGATGATGAAGatgatgtatatataatagatattaaatcattaaatatacaaCAACGAAATAGATATAATTTGAGTATTATTAAGAGGGAAGAAActatatcaaataatagcattaattatataaaagaaaatgaagaaaataacgaatttaaaaaacaaaatattacagAATTAAGaaatcattttcataaatattttgacgagttttttatgttaagtaaaaaaaattatgaagaaGGTGTAAAAGAGACaagagaaaaatataacaataattataatatacattttctTGAAATGTGGAATGAAActtcaaattataatttttttatagaaaagGATTTAAaactaaataattttttaaaaatttcaaaagaaaataatatattacttGATAAGGAAgatatagaaaattataattttatagatgatatattaattattgagaaaaaaaacaggcAACTGGAAAATGAAactgaaaatgaaaatatagataaatcaaaaaaagaaataaataaaaatttaatagatgttttattaatatcattAAAAGGCTATGTATATGAAGGAACTTAttgtaaattaaaaaagtgcAAAGAAGGAATTGGAAAACTTATATACAATACACATTGCATAACATTTTATGGAGAATGGAAAGATGATCAAATAAATGGTTCAGGTCATTTACTATAttctaataaatttaaatattttggtaaatttaaaaataacttATTTAATGGTAATGGGTTATATGTTGATTGCTTATTAAATCAATATGAGGGTGAATTTTCAAATGGCCTTTTTAATGGCAATGGAAaacttatatttaataaaaacacaTATATCGGTATATTTAAAGATAATGATTTAGTTGGAAAgggaaaaattatttatgaaaatggaAGTATTTATACAGGGCAAATTAAAAGTTTCTTACCACATGGATATGGATTTTTATCTTATAATGATACTACAGTATTTGAAGGTGTTTTTTGggaaggaaaaaaaaatggaaatggGCTTttaactataaaaaataatccagattctaatgaaatattatgtattgAAGGTAAATGGAATAATGATGAACCtgaattaaacaaaaattttcatataatatttcctaacaaagataaatatataggcaaaatttatattttaccttttggtatatataaaaagaacAATTCGAATTGtaactatttatatagtaaaaataaaatacctAATACTATAAGTAAACAATTATATGATGTGAGAAATTTTATTGAAACGAACATATCCAATACAGATAGTGTTAATAGCAATGacacaaattttatatctccagaaagtaaaaatttaaCTACGGATaagaaaatagaaaataaagcatTTTCAAACGGtgttataaatatcatAAAATCAGTTATTCGCAACTCTGATGATATTAGCAATATAGAAATACGACCTGATagtaatatgaataatacaaaattgaAAGAAGAGGAACCAAACTCTTTATCAGATGATATAACAAAGACAATGCAAAATAATtcttcaaataataatgggtATAACCTGGAAGATAGTGAAAATGATTCTACACAGGCAAATTTTAACGAAAAACTTGAGATTTATACAAAGGAAAAAGAAGCaaaattattgaaaaattgTTGGGATGTGTTGGATAAAAATTGGATCactaaaattgaaaataagttaaaaaaaaatgataaagttGTTGAATATCtgaaagaaaaacaaatatatcttATACCCCATAATAAGGGGCTAAGcataatatgtaataataatagttgCAGTAATGATGatgttaaaaaagaaagctACGATGGAATGTTCCTTTTAGGAATGAAGCATGGTTatggaatatttttttatgataatataaacagATATGAAGGATATTGGTATAGAGGAATGAAACATGGATATGgaattttatatgaaggaaataatatatactatgttcattttaattatgataaattaattaaaaaagaacaaATATCGCATGAACAGTTATGTGATTATAAAcctaaaaaagataaactCAATGaagaacaaaattataatgattttttaattaaccAATCCTTTTTTGATTATAAGGATGTTTTATTCCGAGCCTTGAGCAATTATCTTTAA